The following coding sequences lie in one Phragmites australis chromosome 8, lpPhrAust1.1, whole genome shotgun sequence genomic window:
- the LOC133926671 gene encoding calcium/calmodulin-regulated receptor-like kinase 2, which translates to MVDRAKAVVIGVTAGVAAAALAAACVLLAIWLHRRRTSVAARTRSMESTTTTLRAGSASLESSVSVSVVPESVADWGHPPPEKRAAFWAWRGAGHNGREPPLSVSGIPKYRYKDLQKATTNFTTILGQGSFGPVYKAVMATGDVVAVKVLASDSRQGEREFQTEVALLSRLHHRNLVNLVGYCVEKGQRILIYEYMSNGSLASLLYGNNKRSLSWQERLQISHDVSHGIEYLHEGAVPPVIHRDLKSDNILLDHSMRAKVADFGLSKEEVYDGRKSGLKGTYGYMDPDYMSTNKFTKKSDVYSFGIILFELITGINPQQGLMEYINLAAIGGEGRVDWDEILDKDLQVGNIPEEMRMLADVAYRCINKIPRKRPWISEVTQTISRLRQRQLTKHDTPTLPRSETRTVLRRIEYQHVELSDLTSMKELMPIRA; encoded by the exons ATGGTCGATAGGGCGAAGGCCGTGGTCATCGGGGTCACCGCCggcgtcgccgccgcggcgctcgCGGCGGCGTGCGTGCTGCTGGCCATCTGGCTGCACCGGCGGCGGACCAGCGTCGCCGcccggacgcggtccatggaGTCGACCACCACGACGCTGCGGGCCGGCTCCGCTAGCCTCGAGTCCAGCGTGTCCGTCTCGGTGGTCCCCGAGAGCGTGGCGGACTGGGGCCACCCGCCGCCGGAGAAGCGCGCCGCGTTCTGGGCGTGGAGAGGCGCCGGCCACAACGGCAGAGAGCCGCCGCTGTCCGTCTCCGGCATCCCAAAATACCGTTACAA GGATTTGCAGAAGGCTACCACCAACTTTACCACAATTCTGGGGCAAGGATCGTTCGGTCCTGTGTACAAGGCTGTAATGGCTACCGGTGATGTGGTAGCTGTAAAGGTGCTCGCGAGTGATTCAAGGCAAGGGGAAAGAGAGTTCCAGACTGAG GTAGCATTGCTTAGTAGGCTGCATCATAGGAATCTTGTTAATTTGGTTGGGTATTGCGTGGAAAAAGGCCAGCGCATCCTGATTTACGAGTACATGAGCAATGGGAGTTTGGCAAGCCTTTTGTATG GCAACAATAAACGGAGTTTGAGCTGGCAAGAAAGGCTACAAATTTCTCACGATGTCTCTCATGGGATTGAGTATCTGCATGAAGGG GCTGTTCCACCTGTCATTCACAGGGACCTAAAATCTGATAATATACTTTTGGACCATTCAATGAGGGCCAAG GTTGCAGACTTCGGTCTATCAAAGGAGGAAGTATATGATGGAAGGAAGTCGGGCCTCAAGGGCACCTATGGATATATGGACCCTGACTACATGTccacaaataagttcacaaagAAGAGTGACGTATATAGTTTCGGCATAATACTTTTTGAACTAATAACAGGCATAAATCCACAACAAGGTTTAATGGAGTACATTAATCTG GCAGCAATTGGAGGGGAGGGACGGGTTGATTGGGATGAGATACTCGACAAGGACCTCCAAGTAGGGAACATCCCTGAAGAGATGAGGATGCTCGCCGATGTCGCCTACCGGTGCATTAACAAGATCCCAAGAAAGCGCCCCTGGATATCAGAGGTCACGCAGACCATATCAAGACTCAGGCAGCGCCAGCTGACGAAGCACGACACACCAACTTTGCCGAGGAGCGAGACCAGGACCGTTCTGAGGAGGATAGAGTACCAGCATGTGGAGCTGAGTGACCTTACCAGCATGAAAGAACTGATGCCGATAAGGGCATGA
- the LOC133926670 gene encoding phosphatidylinositol 4-kinase gamma 5-like, with protein sequence MITAVTSLSHSSAEFDERRRKQERSKKGLIVAPASSALTSIPLLLSAMSRNLESPVQTQMAVSALDRAFSIEYPTKSRSETRASGWKRLFVQTDTGCVLAVQLDRGDNAHTVKRKLQVALNFPTEESSLTLGDRVIKNDLNTIRNDSPLLLTKSFMHRSSSTPCMSSPTGKDLQQQRDRSSPIELLVCPSRCSRTRQLVKDVARAIRNGVDPIPVNSGLGGAYYFRNSKGENAAIVKPNDEEPFAPNNPKGFTGKALGQPGLKRSVRVGETGFREVAAYLLDYDNSANVPPTVLVKISHPIFHMNESVNCANKNAAEGGTQAVSKIASFQQFIPHDFDASDYGSSSFPVSAVHRIGILDIRIFNTDRHAGNLLVRKQTGAEKIGNQTELIPIDHGLCLPECLEDPYFEWIHWPQASIPFSEDELEYIANLDPMKDADMLLMELPMIREACLRVLILSTIFLKEATAFGLCLAEIGEMMSREFTGMEDQPSDLEFVCMEARRLATEREDYSTEHDSGNEDLTQFELDSEDHEMPKEPSAYRSEFKVRSSRNPLSKLDEADDDEDDDDDIEEVESNAGKLPYPKPVNKWLANISKLSTSLKGVTLTDKSQRRLSAVPKDVNSVKTSESNSNQTGLQVGNSGSANDMLPTSVSFVKLADMGPETWVLFLEKFQELLPGAFRSRKCHATAQRAKQRLGTSCQF encoded by the coding sequence ATGATCACTGCCGTGACATCTCTCTCGCACTCGTCTGCTGAATTTGACGAGCgcagaagaaaacaagagaggagcAAGAAAGGCCTCATTGTGGCACCTGCCTCTAGTGCATTGACCTCAATTCCTTTGTTGCTGTCCGCCATGTCTCGCAACTTGGAGAGCCCAGTGCAGACCCAGATGGCAGTTTCAGCCTTGGACCGAGCTTTTAGCATTGAGTACCCAACCAAAAGTAGAAGCGAGACAAGGGCTAGCGGATGGAAACGTCTTTTTGTTCAGACTGACACTGGTTGTGTCTTGGCTGTTCAACTAGATCGTGGTGACAATGCACACACAGTCAAAAGAAAGCTGCAGGTGGCACTCAATTTTCCCACCGAGGAGAGTTCTCTGACATTAGGTGATCGTGTCATAAAAAATGACCTCAACACCATCAGAAATGATTCCCCGTTACTTCTCACCAAGTCTTTCATGCATCGGAGTTCTTCCACACCGTGCATGTCATCTCCTACTGGCAAGGATCTCCAGCAGCAAAGAGATAGGAGCAGTCCAATTGAACTGTTAGTATGCCCAAGCCGCTGCTCTCGAACAAGGCAGCTCGTGAAGGATGTTGCTAGGGCTATAAGAAATGGTGTGGATCCAATACCTGTTAATAGTGGGCTTGGTGGGGCCTACTATTTCAGGAACAGCAAAGGTGAGAATGCTGCCATTGTGAAGCCAAATGATGAGGAGCCATTTGCACCCAACAATCCAAAAGGTTTTACAGGGAAAGCCCTTGGGCAGCCAGGCCTTAAGAGATCAGTTCGAGTCGGCGAGACTGGTTTCAGAGAGGTTGCTGCCTACCTTCTGGATTATGATAACTCTGCTAATGTCCCTCCGACTGTTCTTGTTAAGATTTCTCATCCTATATTTCATATGAACGAAAGCGTCAATTGTGCTAACAAGAATGCTGCTGAGGGTGGTACACAAGCTGTTAGCAAGATTGCGTCATTTCAGCAGTTTATTCCTCATGATTTTGATGCCAGTGACTATGGCAGTTCAAGCTTTCCTGTCTCTGCTGTTCATAGGATTGGTATTCTTGATATCAGGATCTTCAACACTGATAGACATGCTGGAAACCTTCTGGTAAGGAAGCAGACTGGAGCAGAAAAAATTGGGAATCAGACTGAACTTATTCCTATTGATCATGGTCTCTGCCTCCCAGAGTGCCTGGAGGATCCTTATTTTGAATGGATCCACTGGCCCCAGGCATCAATCCCGTTCTCCGAGGATGAGCTTGAGTACATAGCAAATCTTGATCCAATGAAAGATGCTGACATGCTTCTTATGGAGTTGCCTATGATCCGTGAAGCATGCCTCAGAGTACTAATACTCTCAACCATATTTTTGAAAGAAGCCACAGCATTTGGTCTCTGCCTTGCAGAGATTGGGGAGATGATGAGCAGGGAGTTTACTGGGATGGAAGATCAGCCAAGTGATCTAGAGTTTGTCTGCATGGAGGCAAGGAGGCTTGCAACAGAACGAGAAGACTATTCCACAGAACATGACTCTGGCAATGAGGACTTAACTCAATTTGAACTTGATAGTGAAGATCATGAAATGCCTAAAGAACCATCAGCCTACCGTTCTGAATTTAAGGTGCGAAGCTCTAGAAACCCATTGTCTAAATTGGATGAGgccgatgatgatgaagatgatgatgatgacattgaGGAGGTAGAAAGCAATGCAGGAAAGTTACCTTACCCTAAACCTGTCAATAAGTGGCTTGCTAACATTTCGAAGCTGTCAACCTCACTGAAGGGTGTCACTCTAACTGACAAAAGCCAGCGTCGGCTGTCTGCTGTTCCAAAGGATGTGAATTCTGTGAAAACTTCTGAAAGCAACAGCAACCAAACTGGCTTACAAGTTGGTAACTCGGGGAGTGCAAACGATATGCTCCCAACAAGTGTGAGTTTCGTCAAGCTGGCTGACATGGGGCCAGAGACATGGGTGTTGTTCCTTGAGAAGTTCCAGGAGCTGCTGCCTGGGGCATTCCGCTCGCGCAAGTGCCACGCCACAGCGCAAAGGGCAAAGCAGAGGCTGGGCACTTCTTGCCAGTTTTGA